Proteins from a single region of Sebastes umbrosus isolate fSebUmb1 chromosome 8, fSebUmb1.pri, whole genome shotgun sequence:
- the mfsd3 gene encoding major facilitator superfamily domain-containing protein 3 isoform X1, translating into MNDKLVFLGLLYFVQGIPYGLQSSLLPIYLRGAGHSLTRIGFTKILYFPWVLKVLWAPLVDRVGTKRRWLVGTVSGLALTCLASAALAPEAHIWGVAGTLLAMNSLASVQDIAVDGAAVGLLKGRGELGLGNTAQVVGYKAGSVFAGGGLLAVIDVAGWSWMFMLLTFVYAGVALFVWGAPVLDDETLRGQQADGSRRGGQGSDIMRPWRVWRKMLAVPGTPWTVLYVLTYKLGEQGAVTMFPLFLLDHHMTARELGFWNGVIAMGFSICGSSLGGMLLAQFSIGAMMRRVFVLRTVSMVFQSSLLTILEPSPLMKGMAVLSMSVQHFLGGLITTLTFTTMMHCTQRAEESIQSTHYSFLATLEVLGKLTFSALAGGVVDYFGFQVAFLFFLTLSAGTALHVWTATFTGALREHQLKEQPK; encoded by the exons ATGAATGACAAACTAGTCTTCCTGGGCCTGCTGTACTTTGTCCAGGGCATCCCCTATGGTCTCCAGTCCTCCCTGCTTCCTATCTACCTGCGTGGAGCTGGTCATTCCCTCACCCGCATTGGCTTCACCAAGATCCTCTACTTCCCATGGGTCCTCAAGGTGCTCTGGGCCCCTTTAGTGGACCGGGTGGGCACCAAGCGCCGCTGGCTGGTGGGGACGGTGTCTGGGCTGGCTCTGACATGCCTCGCAAGTGCTGCCCTGGCCCCAGAGGCACATATTTGGGGTGTAGCAGGAACCCTGTTGGCCATGAACTCCTTGGCCTCCGTCCAGGATATTGCTGTAGACGGGGCCGCCGTGGGGTTGTTGAAAGGTCGTGGGGAGCTGGGCCTGGGCAACACAGCCCAAGTCGTCGGATATAAAGCTGGATCGGTGTTTGCCGGAGGTGGGCTGCTGGCTGTGATCGACGTGGCCGGATGGAGCTGGATGTTTATGCTGCTGACGTTTGTGTACGCAGGCGTGGCTCTGTTTGTGTGGGGGGCTCCTGTGTTGGACGATGAGACTTTGAGGGGTCAACAGGCAGATGGCAGCAGGAGGGGAGGGCAGGGATCAGACATTATGAGGCCGTGGAGAGTGTGGAGGAAGATGCTGGCAGTGCCCGGCACCCCTTGGACAGTCCTGTATGTGCTGACATACAAACTAG GTGAGCAGGGTGCAGTCACCATGTTTCCTCTTTTCCTGTTGGATCATCACATGACCGCCAGGGAGCTCGGCTTCTGGAACGGCGTCATCGCCATGGGCTTCTCCATCTGCGGGTCGTCCCTGGGAGGCATGCTGCTCGCTCAGTTCAG CATCGGGGCTATGATGCGACGTGTGTTTGTATTGCGAACCGTCAGCATGGTCTTCCAGAGCTCTCTACTCACCATACTGGAACCATCACCACTCATGAAAG GTATGGCCGTCCTAAGTATGAGCGTTCAACACTTCTTGGGCGGGCTCATCACCACGCTCACCTTTACTACCATGATGCATTGCACTCAGAGGGCAGAGGAAAGCATTCAG TCGACCCACTACAGTTTCCTGGCGACTCTGGAGGTGCTGGGGAAGCTGACGTTCAGCGCCCTGGCCGGGGGCGTGGTGGATTATTTCGGTTTCCAAGTtgccttcctcttcttcctcacgcTCTCCGCCGGGACGGCCCTGCACGTGTGGACGGCTACCTTCACTGGTGCTCTCAGGGAACACCAGCTCAAAGAGCAGCCCAAGTGA
- the mfsd3 gene encoding major facilitator superfamily domain-containing protein 3 isoform X2: protein MNDKLVFLGLLYFVQGIPYGLQSSLLPIYLRGAGHSLTRIGFTKILYFPWVLKVLWAPLVDRVGTKRRWLVGTVSGLALTCLASAALAPEAHIWGVAGTLLAMNSLASVQDIAVDGAAVGLLKGRGELGLGNTAQVVGYKAGSVFAGGGLLAVIDVAGWSWMFMLLTFVYAGVALFVWGAPVLDDETLRGQQADGSRRGGQGSDIMRPWRVWRKMLAVPGTPWTVLYVLTYKLGEQGAVTMFPLFLLDHHMTARELGFWNGVIAMGFSICGSSLGGMLLAQFSIGAMMRRVFVLRTVSMVFQSSLLTILEPSPLMKGMAVLSMSVQHFLGGLITTLTFTTMMHCTQRAEESIQVISCGLNRQHILSFLPPSFSSLLLLCLCSIVPLRNFRSFSLVVKEGP from the exons ATGAATGACAAACTAGTCTTCCTGGGCCTGCTGTACTTTGTCCAGGGCATCCCCTATGGTCTCCAGTCCTCCCTGCTTCCTATCTACCTGCGTGGAGCTGGTCATTCCCTCACCCGCATTGGCTTCACCAAGATCCTCTACTTCCCATGGGTCCTCAAGGTGCTCTGGGCCCCTTTAGTGGACCGGGTGGGCACCAAGCGCCGCTGGCTGGTGGGGACGGTGTCTGGGCTGGCTCTGACATGCCTCGCAAGTGCTGCCCTGGCCCCAGAGGCACATATTTGGGGTGTAGCAGGAACCCTGTTGGCCATGAACTCCTTGGCCTCCGTCCAGGATATTGCTGTAGACGGGGCCGCCGTGGGGTTGTTGAAAGGTCGTGGGGAGCTGGGCCTGGGCAACACAGCCCAAGTCGTCGGATATAAAGCTGGATCGGTGTTTGCCGGAGGTGGGCTGCTGGCTGTGATCGACGTGGCCGGATGGAGCTGGATGTTTATGCTGCTGACGTTTGTGTACGCAGGCGTGGCTCTGTTTGTGTGGGGGGCTCCTGTGTTGGACGATGAGACTTTGAGGGGTCAACAGGCAGATGGCAGCAGGAGGGGAGGGCAGGGATCAGACATTATGAGGCCGTGGAGAGTGTGGAGGAAGATGCTGGCAGTGCCCGGCACCCCTTGGACAGTCCTGTATGTGCTGACATACAAACTAG GTGAGCAGGGTGCAGTCACCATGTTTCCTCTTTTCCTGTTGGATCATCACATGACCGCCAGGGAGCTCGGCTTCTGGAACGGCGTCATCGCCATGGGCTTCTCCATCTGCGGGTCGTCCCTGGGAGGCATGCTGCTCGCTCAGTTCAG CATCGGGGCTATGATGCGACGTGTGTTTGTATTGCGAACCGTCAGCATGGTCTTCCAGAGCTCTCTACTCACCATACTGGAACCATCACCACTCATGAAAG GTATGGCCGTCCTAAGTATGAGCGTTCAACACTTCTTGGGCGGGCTCATCACCACGCTCACCTTTACTACCATGATGCATTGCACTCAGAGGGCAGAGGAAAGCATTCAG GTCATCTCCTGTGGCTTGAACAGACAACACATactttcttttctccctccttctttttcttctcttcttctcctctgtcttTGTTCAATTGTGCCATTACGTAATTTTAGGTCATTTTCTTTGGTTGTCAAAGAGGGGCCGTAG